The following proteins are encoded in a genomic region of Spirosoma sp. SC4-14:
- a CDS encoding TonB-dependent receptor → MKSFLLFITLLVGVLTNAFAQKLTSKPEIRGTVVDSVSGKPLRLASVALQTARDSDYVTATVTDGDGRFRFRNLAPGKYRLLITFLGYRNAAYFISVDRNNPLIDVGSLLMTEQSSTLDEVIVRQERAPIAVRGDTLEFNAGSFKTQPNAQVEELLRKLPGVDVSRDGTIRVQGQTISRVLVDGKPFFGNDPKMATRNLPADIVDKVQLYDQSSDQSQFSGIDDGNRERTINLTIKRDKRRGYFGQNAVGAGPNRETGPARYQGRLSLNRFNNGRQLSLIGQANNLNQQNFTLGDGGATGPVIVGGPGSFVVAGNQSPTNIIETKAIGTNYRDKLGKKAEVSASYFVNQAITTTDQQNHRQSILPEQSFTTDQHSYSQNRQTTQRFNGRLDWQLDSLTSLRLTPNISWQHTGFESALTSRSVLPIGPTADSQLLNTGETSYNSSGNGHNGYSNLLLMRKFRREGRTFSANLNTILANGETGALNQSINRLYDSTGSNPTQIRLNQRNDQLSQGLQNTVTLSYVEPLSLTRKLEFKYAYANHQNRAERNTVDFDEATGLYDRPNSALTNRFRSIFATHQAGATMQTRRLRYTYALGFDVQQAQLRVENRSIDTSSSHRYLNLLPNALFSYTFPGNRSLRLQYRTRLTAPTITQLQPVVDNTNPLNVRLGNPALRPEYYNTITLTYNGTGTVMGRSLFMFASLNQSTNRIASATTINSAGVQTTQPVNAGGYWSLNGTMSINRQIQPVKLNLILTTNAGYTRAMSFINDQINASRTGSVGQGIRLQSNYNGKLEYGISGTVTYQTATYSLLSQQNTSYWAQYATADLHWQLPFRFVLTSDLTYTATSGRSAGYNQQFTLWNMALARQFFKGNTGEIRIQVFDLLNQNRSLVRNTTDSYIDDVQSRVLRQYVLLSFVYNLRKFGVK, encoded by the coding sequence ATGAAATCCTTCCTGCTTTTTATTACGCTCCTGGTTGGAGTGTTGACAAATGCTTTTGCCCAGAAATTGACCAGTAAACCAGAAATTCGGGGAACAGTTGTCGATTCGGTAAGCGGCAAACCGCTTCGGCTGGCATCGGTAGCACTACAAACCGCCCGCGATTCTGATTATGTGACAGCTACCGTAACGGATGGTGATGGTCGGTTTCGATTCCGCAACCTGGCTCCGGGTAAATATCGACTGCTCATTACCTTTCTGGGCTATCGGAATGCAGCGTATTTCATATCGGTCGATCGCAACAATCCGCTAATCGATGTTGGATCGTTGCTAATGACTGAGCAATCCAGTACACTCGATGAAGTGATTGTTCGGCAGGAGCGGGCACCCATTGCGGTGCGGGGCGATACGCTGGAATTTAATGCCGGTTCGTTCAAGACGCAGCCAAACGCACAGGTAGAAGAGTTGTTGCGTAAACTGCCGGGTGTAGACGTCAGTCGCGATGGTACAATCCGGGTGCAGGGGCAAACCATCAGCCGGGTGTTGGTCGATGGCAAGCCTTTCTTTGGTAATGACCCCAAAATGGCAACCCGGAATCTGCCCGCCGATATTGTCGATAAGGTGCAGTTATACGACCAGTCATCGGATCAGTCGCAGTTTTCGGGCATTGATGATGGTAATCGCGAGCGCACAATCAATCTGACCATCAAACGCGACAAACGTCGGGGCTATTTTGGTCAGAATGCCGTGGGTGCCGGACCGAATCGTGAGACTGGACCTGCTCGCTATCAGGGTCGGTTAAGCCTGAACCGATTCAACAATGGCCGTCAGTTATCGCTGATTGGGCAGGCTAATAATCTTAATCAGCAAAACTTCACGTTAGGCGATGGGGGGGCTACTGGACCCGTTATTGTGGGTGGGCCGGGTAGTTTTGTTGTGGCTGGAAATCAGTCGCCAACCAATATCATTGAAACAAAAGCGATTGGCACTAATTATCGCGATAAACTAGGGAAGAAAGCGGAGGTGTCGGCCAGTTATTTTGTCAACCAGGCCATTACGACCACCGATCAGCAAAACCATCGGCAGAGTATTCTGCCCGAGCAGTCGTTTACTACCGATCAGCATTCGTATTCGCAGAACCGGCAGACAACCCAGCGATTTAATGGACGCCTGGATTGGCAACTCGATTCTTTAACGAGTCTCCGGCTAACGCCCAATATCTCATGGCAGCATACGGGGTTTGAAAGTGCCCTGACCAGCCGGTCGGTTTTGCCCATTGGGCCGACTGCCGACTCTCAACTGCTCAACACGGGCGAAACTAGCTACAACTCATCCGGGAATGGGCATAATGGATATAGTAATCTGTTGCTGATGCGGAAATTTCGACGTGAGGGTCGGACATTTTCGGCCAATCTGAACACGATTCTGGCCAATGGCGAAACGGGAGCCTTAAACCAATCGATCAATAGGCTTTACGATTCAACAGGGAGCAATCCAACCCAGATTCGACTCAATCAACGAAACGATCAGCTAAGCCAGGGGCTACAAAACACCGTAACGCTATCGTATGTAGAACCCTTATCGCTGACTCGAAAGCTTGAGTTTAAGTATGCGTATGCCAATCACCAGAATCGGGCCGAGCGCAACACGGTTGATTTCGATGAAGCTACCGGTCTATATGACCGACCAAATTCGGCATTGACAAATCGCTTCAGGAGTATTTTTGCAACGCATCAGGCTGGCGCTACCATGCAGACGCGCCGATTGCGGTACACCTATGCGTTAGGCTTTGATGTGCAGCAGGCCCAACTCCGTGTCGAAAATCGCTCGATCGATACTAGTTCAAGTCACCGCTACCTGAATCTATTACCGAATGCACTGTTTTCGTATACCTTTCCGGGTAACCGTAGCCTGCGACTGCAATATCGGACGCGATTGACAGCCCCTACAATAACGCAATTGCAGCCGGTTGTCGATAACACCAATCCGCTCAATGTTCGTTTGGGCAACCCGGCGCTTCGTCCCGAGTATTATAACACAATTACGCTGACGTATAATGGTACGGGTACGGTGATGGGCAGGAGTCTATTTATGTTTGCCAGTTTAAACCAAAGTACTAACCGCATTGCTTCGGCCACAACCATCAACAGTGCTGGTGTGCAAACCACTCAACCGGTCAATGCAGGGGGCTATTGGTCGCTCAATGGTACAATGTCTATCAATCGACAGATTCAGCCCGTAAAACTAAATCTCATACTGACAACCAATGCAGGTTATACACGCGCCATGAGCTTCATTAACGACCAGATTAATGCCTCCCGAACTGGAAGTGTTGGACAGGGAATACGGTTGCAGTCGAACTACAACGGCAAACTGGAATATGGGATAAGTGGAACCGTAACGTATCAGACGGCTACGTATTCGTTGCTGAGTCAACAAAATACGTCTTACTGGGCGCAGTATGCAACGGCCGATCTGCACTGGCAATTGCCGTTCCGGTTTGTTCTGACCAGCGATCTGACCTATACGGCTACTTCTGGCCGGTCGGCGGGTTATAATCAGCAGTTTACACTCTGGAATATGGCGCTGGCCCGGCAGTTTTTTAAAGGTAATACGGGCGAGATACGTATTCAGGTTTTCGACCTGCTGAATCAGAACCGTAGTCTGGTTCGCAACACTACCGACTCATATATCGACGATGTACAAAGTCGTGTGCTGCGTCAATATGTGCTATTGAGCTTTGTATATAATCTGCGGAAATTCGGGGTGAAATAA
- a CDS encoding GLPGLI family protein yields MKTFSFLILLLAMLAGGVAPIFAQTSSAATWSGQIAYEVVRKIDPNSMRIVINGEQVKPGDPNFPSDIPDTRTFGQKTLIAGTFAKVNREGENTAVRTMVTLGAAGPGPTQTSTAGRPFEEQVYVDLAAQKSITVLTIGKDKEARTYRAETSITRATDWKLTDQTKKIAGYVCRKATVPFRKETYTVWYTTDLPVTYSPINELTPEAGVVLLIESSREQFRATKVSQDAVDIKDIQPTTAAETVSADRLADLRQKALADFRQQLMMGDRN; encoded by the coding sequence ATGAAGACGTTCTCTTTCCTGATACTATTATTGGCCATGCTTGCTGGCGGTGTGGCTCCCATTTTTGCCCAAACATCATCTGCTGCTACCTGGTCAGGGCAAATTGCTTACGAAGTGGTTCGCAAAATTGATCCGAACAGTATGCGAATCGTGATCAATGGCGAACAGGTGAAACCTGGCGATCCTAACTTCCCCAGCGACATACCAGATACCCGTACCTTCGGGCAAAAGACACTGATTGCCGGGACTTTTGCCAAAGTGAATCGCGAAGGCGAAAACACGGCCGTTCGGACAATGGTAACGTTAGGGGCCGCAGGCCCAGGGCCGACCCAAACGTCAACGGCGGGCCGTCCGTTCGAAGAGCAGGTTTACGTCGATCTGGCTGCCCAAAAATCTATTACAGTTTTAACAATTGGGAAAGATAAAGAAGCCAGAACCTACCGGGCCGAAACATCAATTACGCGGGCTACTGACTGGAAACTGACCGATCAGACAAAAAAGATTGCTGGCTATGTTTGCCGCAAAGCAACAGTTCCGTTTCGCAAAGAAACCTATACGGTTTGGTACACAACAGATCTGCCCGTTACGTATTCGCCCATCAATGAACTAACGCCCGAGGCAGGTGTGGTGCTGCTAATTGAAAGTAGTCGCGAGCAGTTCCGGGCTACCAAAGTGAGCCAGGATGCCGTCGACATAAAAGATATACAGCCGACAACCGCAGCCGAAACCGTTTCGGCTGATCGATTAGCGGATCTGCGTCAGAAAGCACTGGCCGATTTTCGTCAACAACTGATGATGGGTGATCGGAATTAA